A section of the Bifidobacterium sp. ESL0728 genome encodes:
- a CDS encoding nucleotidyl transferase AbiEii/AbiGii toxin family protein: MSNKNGVYLSPSAVESAIREHAKAVHVHEPNRNVDDTIRQIHYDRFLCRVFSEGAESDWVLKGGSAMLARIPSTRRTLDIDIFRNGYDLDESLADLKRLAAIDLHDYFTFVFDSVRSISNGDNQPYLTGINVSFKMFLGAKQLENVNIDLVEHTGKLDIGKAVEPRNRVKVGQLSTFPYRLYPIANQFADKVCAVVELVNGRESTRVKDLVDLTIILTTQSLNASELYRALFDEANKRKLNWPLDFRIPKSWTDMQFRKSSKNTGAENYSLGETESLAQKMLNRLYELGESSQAEWSPEQRKWLG, encoded by the coding sequence ATGTCAAATAAGAACGGAGTTTATTTAAGCCCTAGTGCTGTTGAATCAGCGATTAGAGAGCATGCCAAAGCCGTACATGTCCATGAACCGAACCGGAATGTTGATGATACCATTCGTCAGATTCATTATGACCGATTTCTTTGTCGCGTTTTCAGCGAAGGTGCTGAAAGTGATTGGGTCCTTAAGGGCGGAAGTGCCATGCTGGCACGTATTCCCTCGACTCGTAGAACACTTGATATAGACATTTTCCGTAATGGCTATGATCTCGATGAATCCTTAGCTGATTTGAAAAGGTTGGCTGCTATCGATTTGCATGATTATTTCACGTTCGTCTTCGATTCTGTGAGGTCTATTTCGAATGGCGATAATCAGCCATATCTCACCGGTATCAACGTTAGTTTCAAAATGTTCTTGGGTGCGAAGCAGCTTGAAAACGTCAATATAGATTTAGTGGAGCATACTGGCAAGTTGGATATCGGGAAAGCTGTAGAACCACGTAACCGAGTGAAAGTGGGTCAACTTTCCACTTTCCCATATCGTCTATATCCAATCGCAAATCAATTTGCGGATAAGGTTTGTGCTGTGGTTGAGCTCGTTAATGGGCGTGAGTCAACAAGGGTGAAGGACCTTGTTGATTTGACCATTATATTGACCACTCAATCTCTGAACGCTTCTGAGCTTTATAGGGCGCTTTTCGATGAGGCCAACAAACGTAAACTTAATTGGCCCTTGGATTTTCGTATTCCCAAATCTTGGACGGATATGCAATTTAGGAAATCTTCAAAAAATACAGGCGCCGAAAACTACAGTTTAGGAGAGACCGAATCGTTGGCGCAGAAGATGCTGAATCGGCTGTATGAATTAGGTGAGTCATCTCAAGCAGAGTGGTCGCCGGAGCAACGCAAATGGTTGGGCTGA